A stretch of the Mycoplasmoides genitalium G37 genome encodes the following:
- a CDS encoding chromosome segregation protein SMC, with protein MVFLKRFRAYGFKSYADEITIDFTHSMTGIVGPNGSGKSNVVDALKWVLGERSMKHLRSKSGDDMIFFGSKDKPASKLAEIELTFDNSNRLLHDSRKEISVMRRVYRGSGQSEYFINSNPATLKEISGIFADIGLEKGSLGIISQGSVSWFVEAKPEERRKIFEDASGIGRYTKRKEEVVNQLNRTLINLKQVSVVLNELKKDLKKLTLQAEKAQQFIRVKNELKELELAVLVGEYLQAQTELDKFNFQINSSEHDFKIHEPQLELLEEQIVIFNSRFHSADMQSNELQKELQDIYQKINELEQRKVIIDVQLRQGFSQKDEKQKAAALKKLILVDQTQLDGFENQLSNSKTTITDLEKLINEQKSLVDQIKLQIEKNTADLIYQRSLKTIIELQTNELKKTNNANILVKNANALTGILNTLGTFLKFDKQYEKAILKALGKSIGYLVVNNNNAAIQAIDFLVKNEIGKVTFLPLDDVASDTKITNEHMEILKQLDGFLGVCSDHVKCDPLFQPVVNTLLAQVIIAKDLNSAINLSNYTYKLYRIVTLDGETVYAGGIINGGFEKTNLSDGYLSSASLDNEQNINKLENNERELKKELTELEVKLDEMNRKLKYEELLQAKFIERIVQIKKIILELKMEYEQLTNTTFDGKKAVASEAELIHSLNSAWAKRDEINSKLKLNQELKLQLAKTIKQSEEKIVDLRALLDEQRAKLVSAREGKIRFENTIQNITEKINSVYKMTMEFAIANHNKPVKLSSMQAHNKIAKLQNQLNEMGVINMESIAEISEKQKRFDDINAEYESAQQAVENLQKAITEIDEIASNEFDQLIQKLNQELPKTFKYLFGGGSCQIRYTDPSNVLVSGIDVFANPPGKNIANLMLLSGGEKTLVALSVLFSILKVSAFPLVILDEAESALDPANVERFANIIKTASKNTQFLIITHRQGTMMKCDMLLGAAMQTKGVTKTFAVELENAEKYVSENDSN; from the coding sequence ATGGTTTTTCTAAAACGTTTTCGCGCATATGGTTTTAAATCATATGCTGATGAAATCACAATTGATTTTACCCATTCAATGACTGGTATTGTTGGTCCTAATGGATCGGGCAAATCCAATGTTGTTGATGCATTAAAGTGGGTTTTAGGGGAGAGAAGTATGAAACATCTCCGTAGTAAATCAGGTGATGATATGATCTTTTTTGGCTCTAAAGACAAACCTGCTAGTAAGTTAGCTGAAATAGAGCTAACCTTTGATAATTCCAACCGTTTATTACATGATTCAAGAAAAGAGATAAGCGTGATGCGTAGGGTTTATAGAGGGAGTGGCCAGAGTGAATATTTTATTAACTCCAATCCAGCAACTTTAAAAGAAATTAGCGGTATTTTTGCTGATATTGGTCTTGAAAAAGGTTCACTTGGAATTATTTCACAAGGGAGTGTCTCTTGATTTGTAGAAGCTAAGCCAGAAGAACGCAGAAAGATCTTTGAAGATGCGTCGGGAATTGGTAGATATACCAAGCGTAAAGAAGAAGTTGTTAACCAGTTAAATCGAACCTTAATTAACTTAAAACAAGTTAGCGTTGTTTTAAATGAACTGAAAAAAGATTTAAAAAAGCTTACATTACAAGCTGAAAAAGCACAACAATTCATTAGGGTTAAAAACGAATTGAAAGAGTTGGAACTTGCTGTTTTGGTTGGGGAATATCTCCAAGCACAAACTGAACTTGATAAGTTTAATTTTCAGATTAACAGTAGTGAACATGACTTTAAAATACACGAACCCCAACTAGAGTTGTTAGAAGAACAGATTGTTATCTTTAATAGTCGCTTTCATAGTGCTGATATGCAATCTAATGAATTGCAAAAAGAGTTACAAGATATTTACCAAAAGATCAATGAATTGGAACAACGTAAAGTCATTATTGATGTGCAGTTAAGACAAGGTTTTTCACAAAAAGATGAAAAGCAAAAAGCTGCAGCTTTAAAAAAACTAATTTTAGTTGATCAAACCCAGCTTGATGGTTTTGAAAACCAACTATCAAATTCCAAAACAACCATCACTGATCTTGAAAAACTAATTAACGAACAAAAATCACTTGTTGATCAGATAAAGTTACAGATTGAAAAAAATACTGCTGATTTAATTTACCAACGTTCCTTAAAAACAATTATTGAACTCCAAACTAATGAGCTTAAAAAAACTAACAATGCCAATATCTTAGTTAAAAATGCTAATGCTTTAACAGGAATTTTAAATACACTAGGAACATTTCTTAAATTTGATAAGCAGTATGAAAAAGCTATCTTAAAAGCACTTGGAAAATCAATTGGTTACCTAGTTGTTAACAACAATAATGCTGCCATCCAAGCAATAGATTTTTTAGTCAAAAATGAGATAGGTAAAGTAACTTTTTTACCTTTAGATGATGTTGCTAGTGATACTAAAATCACAAACGAACACATGGAAATTTTAAAGCAGCTTGATGGTTTTCTTGGTGTTTGTAGTGATCATGTTAAGTGTGATCCATTGTTTCAACCAGTTGTAAATACTCTTTTAGCACAAGTTATTATTGCTAAAGATTTAAATAGTGCCATTAACCTTTCTAACTATACTTACAAGTTATATAGGATCGTTACTTTAGATGGTGAGACAGTTTATGCAGGGGGAATTATCAATGGTGGATTTGAAAAAACAAATCTTAGTGATGGGTATTTATCATCAGCTTCACTTGATAATGAACAGAACATTAACAAACTAGAAAACAACGAACGAGAGTTAAAAAAGGAGCTTACAGAACTAGAAGTAAAGCTAGATGAAATGAACAGAAAACTCAAGTATGAAGAGTTGTTACAAGCCAAGTTTATAGAGCGTATTGTTCAAATTAAAAAAATTATTTTAGAGCTCAAAATGGAATATGAACAACTTACTAACACAACTTTTGATGGTAAAAAAGCTGTTGCTAGTGAAGCTGAATTAATCCATTCATTAAATAGTGCTTGAGCTAAACGTGATGAAATTAACTCTAAGTTAAAGCTTAATCAAGAACTTAAGTTACAACTAGCAAAAACAATTAAACAAAGTGAAGAGAAGATAGTTGATCTTAGGGCATTGTTAGATGAACAACGTGCTAAATTAGTTTCAGCGCGGGAAGGAAAAATTAGGTTTGAAAATACAATCCAAAATATCACTGAAAAGATTAACAGTGTTTACAAAATGACAATGGAGTTTGCTATTGCTAATCACAACAAACCAGTTAAACTCTCTTCTATGCAAGCCCATAACAAGATTGCTAAACTACAAAATCAATTGAATGAAATGGGGGTAATTAACATGGAATCAATTGCTGAGATAAGTGAAAAGCAAAAGCGCTTTGATGATATTAACGCTGAATATGAATCAGCTCAACAAGCAGTTGAAAATTTGCAAAAAGCTATTACTGAAATTGATGAAATTGCTAGCAATGAGTTTGATCAACTGATCCAAAAATTAAATCAAGAGTTGCCAAAAACTTTCAAATATCTATTTGGTGGTGGTTCTTGCCAAATTCGTTACACTGATCCTAGTAATGTATTGGTTTCAGGGATAGATGTCTTTGCAAATCCTCCTGGTAAAAATATTGCCAACTTAATGTTGTTATCAGGCGGGGAAAAAACTTTAGTTGCACTTTCTGTTTTATTTAGTATTTTGAAAGTAAGTGCTTTTCCACTTGTTATTTTAGATGAAGCGGAAAGTGCACTTGATCCTGCTAATGTGGAGCGCTTTGCTAACATCATTAAAACTGCTAGCAAAAACACCCAATTTTTAATTATTACCCATCGTCAAGGTACAATGATGAAATGTGACATGTTATTGGGTGCTGCAATGCAAACTAAAGGTGTAACTAAAACCTTTGCAGTTGAACTTGAAAATGCTGAAAAATATGTATCTGAAAATGATTCTAATTAA
- the pta gene encoding phosphate acetyltransferase, translating into MSVIDIFKKRLQAVSKKPVIIFPEGWSASVLKAVEMLNESKLIQPAVIFHNRQEIPANFDKKITHYVIDEMDLTSYANFVYEKRKHKGMDLKEAQKFVRDPSSLAATLVALKVVDGEVCGKEYATKDTLRPALQLLATGNFVSSVFIMEKGEERLYFTDCAFAVYPNSQELATIAENTFNFAKSLNEDEIKMAFLSYSTLGSGKGEMVDKVVLATKLFLEKHPELHQSVCGELQFDAAFVEKVRLQKAPQLTWKNSANIYVFPNLDAGNIAYKIAQRLGGYDAIGPIVLGLSSPVNDLSRGASVSDIFNVGIITAAQAIK; encoded by the coding sequence ATGAGTGTTATTGATATTTTTAAAAAACGATTACAAGCTGTTAGTAAAAAACCTGTAATTATCTTTCCAGAAGGTTGATCAGCAAGTGTTTTAAAAGCAGTTGAAATGCTTAATGAATCTAAGCTGATCCAACCTGCAGTTATCTTTCATAATCGTCAGGAAATCCCTGCAAATTTTGATAAAAAAATAACTCATTATGTGATTGATGAGATGGATTTAACTAGCTATGCTAACTTTGTCTATGAAAAACGTAAGCATAAGGGGATGGATTTAAAAGAAGCACAAAAGTTTGTACGTGATCCTAGTTCTTTAGCTGCTACCTTAGTTGCTCTAAAGGTTGTTGATGGTGAGGTTTGTGGTAAAGAATATGCTACAAAAGATACTTTAAGACCAGCTTTACAGTTACTAGCAACTGGTAATTTTGTTTCTAGTGTTTTCATCATGGAAAAAGGTGAAGAACGTTTGTACTTCACTGATTGTGCTTTTGCTGTTTATCCTAACTCCCAAGAGTTAGCAACAATTGCTGAAAACACCTTCAATTTTGCCAAAAGTTTAAATGAGGATGAGATAAAAATGGCTTTTTTAAGCTATTCAACGCTTGGCAGTGGTAAGGGTGAAATGGTGGATAAAGTTGTTTTAGCAACTAAACTATTTTTAGAAAAACACCCTGAATTGCATCAAAGTGTTTGTGGTGAGCTCCAGTTTGATGCTGCTTTTGTTGAAAAGGTTAGGTTACAAAAAGCACCTCAACTAACTTGAAAAAATAGTGCTAATATCTATGTTTTTCCTAATTTAGATGCTGGTAACATTGCTTATAAAATCGCCCAAAGACTTGGAGGGTATGATGCAATTGGTCCTATTGTTCTTGGACTTTCAAGTCCAGTGAATGATCTTTCAAGGGGAGCTAGTGTCAGTGACATTTTTAATGTTGGAATTATCACTGCCGCTCAAGCAATTAAATAA
- a CDS encoding phosphoglycerate kinase → MLNFKTLQAIDFQNKTVVLRSDFNVPMINGVISDSERILAGLDTIKFLVKKNCKIVLLSHLSRIKSLEDKLNNKKSLKPVAELLQQLLPTVKVQFSCKNTGAEVKQKVQALAFGEILLLENTRYCDVNDKGEIVKLESKNDPELAKFWASLGEIFVNDAFGTAHRKHASNAGIAKYVAKSCIGFLMEKELKNLSYLIQSPQKPFVVVLGGAKVSDKLKVVENLLKLADNILIGGGMVNTFLKAKGKATANSLVEKELIDVAKQILDKDTHNKIVLAIDQVMGSEFKDQTGITLDVSDKIQEQYQSYMSLDVGSKTIALFESYLKTAKTIFWNGPLGVFEFTNFAKGTSKIGEIIAKNKTAFSVIGGGDSAAAVKQMQLSDQFSFISTGGGASLALIGGEELVGISDIQKNS, encoded by the coding sequence ATGCTTAATTTCAAAACACTCCAAGCAATTGATTTTCAAAACAAAACCGTTGTTTTAAGAAGTGATTTTAATGTCCCAATGATCAATGGGGTTATTAGTGATAGTGAAAGAATTTTAGCTGGTTTGGATACTATTAAGTTCTTAGTTAAAAAGAACTGCAAGATAGTGCTACTATCACACCTTTCAAGGATTAAGAGTTTAGAAGATAAACTAAACAACAAAAAATCTTTAAAGCCGGTTGCTGAATTACTCCAACAACTCTTACCAACTGTAAAGGTTCAATTTTCTTGTAAAAACACTGGTGCTGAAGTTAAACAAAAAGTGCAAGCATTAGCATTCGGTGAAATCCTTCTCCTTGAAAACACTCGCTATTGTGATGTAAACGATAAAGGAGAAATTGTTAAATTAGAAAGTAAAAATGATCCTGAACTAGCGAAATTCTGGGCTAGTTTAGGGGAAATTTTTGTTAATGATGCATTTGGTACTGCCCATAGAAAACATGCTTCTAATGCAGGAATTGCAAAGTATGTTGCAAAATCCTGTATTGGGTTTTTAATGGAAAAAGAACTAAAGAACCTCTCTTACCTAATTCAAAGCCCACAAAAACCCTTTGTTGTTGTTTTGGGTGGTGCGAAAGTATCAGATAAACTAAAGGTAGTTGAAAACTTACTAAAACTTGCTGATAATATCTTAATTGGCGGAGGGATGGTAAATACCTTTCTTAAAGCAAAAGGCAAAGCTACTGCTAATTCCCTAGTTGAAAAAGAGTTAATTGATGTTGCTAAGCAAATCTTGGATAAAGATACTCATAATAAGATTGTGCTGGCAATTGATCAGGTAATGGGTTCTGAATTTAAAGATCAAACTGGCATTACTTTAGATGTTAGTGACAAAATTCAAGAACAATATCAATCCTATATGTCTCTAGATGTTGGATCTAAAACAATTGCTTTATTTGAAAGTTATTTAAAAACAGCCAAAACTATCTTTTGAAACGGTCCCCTTGGAGTTTTTGAATTTACTAACTTTGCTAAAGGAACTTCAAAAATCGGTGAGATTATTGCTAAAAATAAAACTGCTTTTAGCGTTATTGGTGGTGGGGATTCAGCTGCAGCAGTTAAGCAAATGCAACTATCTGATCAGTTTAGTTTTATCTCCACTGGTGGTGGTGCTTCTTTAGCACTAATTGGTGGGGAAGAGTTAGTAGGTATTAGCGATATTCAAAAAAATTCTTAA
- the gap gene encoding type I glyceraldehyde-3-phosphate dehydrogenase: protein MAAKNRTIKVAINGFGRIGRLVFRSLLSKANVEVVAINDLTQPEVLAHLLKYDSAHGELKRKITVKQNILQIDRKKVYVFSEKDPQNLPWDEHDIDVVIESTGRFVSEEGASLHLKAGAKRVIISAPAKEKTIRTVVYNVNHKTISSDDKIISAASCTTNCLAPLVHVLEKNFGIVYGTMLTVHAYTADQRLQDAPHNDLRRARAAAVNIVPTTTGAAKAIGLVVPEANGKLNGMSLRVPVLTGSIVELSVVLEKSPSVEQVNQAMKRFASASFKYCEDPIVSSDVVSSEYGSIFDSKLTNIVEVDGMKLYKVYAWYDNESSYVHQLVRVVSYCAKL, encoded by the coding sequence ATGGCAGCAAAGAATAGAACCATTAAGGTTGCAATCAATGGTTTTGGAAGAATTGGAAGACTTGTTTTTCGTTCTCTTCTCAGTAAGGCAAATGTTGAAGTTGTAGCAATTAATGATTTGACCCAACCTGAAGTTTTAGCGCACCTGTTGAAATATGATTCAGCTCATGGTGAATTGAAAAGAAAGATTACTGTTAAACAAAACATCTTGCAAATTGATAGAAAAAAGGTTTATGTTTTTAGTGAAAAAGATCCCCAAAATTTACCTTGGGATGAACATGATATTGATGTAGTAATTGAATCAACTGGTAGGTTTGTAAGTGAAGAGGGTGCTTCTCTCCATTTAAAAGCAGGTGCTAAAAGAGTAATTATTTCCGCACCCGCTAAAGAAAAAACTATCAGGACAGTTGTTTACAATGTTAATCACAAAACCATTAGTAGCGATGATAAGATCATCTCAGCAGCTAGCTGTACTACTAACTGTTTAGCACCATTAGTTCATGTACTTGAAAAGAACTTTGGGATTGTTTATGGAACGATGCTAACAGTTCATGCATATACTGCAGATCAACGCTTACAAGATGCTCCTCATAATGACTTACGTCGTGCTCGTGCTGCAGCTGTTAACATTGTGCCAACAACAACAGGAGCAGCTAAAGCAATTGGGCTTGTTGTTCCAGAAGCAAATGGCAAACTTAATGGGATGTCACTCCGTGTTCCAGTGTTAACTGGTTCTATTGTAGAGTTAAGTGTTGTACTTGAAAAAAGTCCATCTGTTGAACAAGTAAATCAAGCCATGAAGCGATTTGCTTCCGCTTCTTTTAAATATTGTGAAGATCCTATTGTATCTAGCGATGTGGTAAGTTCTGAATATGGTTCAATTTTCGATTCTAAACTAACCAATATTGTTGAAGTTGATGGCATGAAACTTTATAAGGTGTATGCATGGTATGATAATGAATCTTCCTATGTACACCAACTAGTGAGAGTAGTTAGCTATTGTGCTAAGCTCTAA
- a CDS encoding energy-coupling factor transporter transmembrane component T family protein, whose translation MQKTSFLNKIDPLLKLWFWLISLVVAFLPLGLYGLVIINLVFLTLVVISEKRVKSALIILSWMLFFLWFNVIVNGFIFLPNTALSVDQNHNFLGSFIYSGGNNFGGVSWWSFNLRSFLRSFVIALRISMLFSASFLLTTSSSIYELAWAVERFFKFLKLFHIKVQPISILLAVIFKLLPTVKSEIIRIKQAQATRGFIYNKCSFLNPFKIKTLFIPVLLSTVKKTETTAFALQAKGYDLNNTNRTHYPLKYNLLNGVFLLVGLLLFSILLIANNWNLVYWENPNYSFNFDKQNFIFLRAINSNNLLYFWQIELIAIG comes from the coding sequence ATGCAAAAAACCAGTTTTTTAAACAAAATTGACCCACTTCTAAAATTGTGGTTTTGACTAATTAGTTTAGTTGTTGCTTTTCTACCGCTAGGATTATATGGTCTTGTAATTATTAACTTAGTTTTTTTAACCCTAGTTGTAATTAGTGAGAAAAGGGTTAAAAGTGCATTAATTATTTTGAGTTGGATGTTATTTTTCTTGTGGTTTAATGTAATTGTTAACGGTTTTATCTTTTTACCAAATACTGCTTTAAGCGTTGATCAGAACCATAATTTTTTAGGAAGTTTTATCTATTCAGGTGGTAATAATTTTGGTGGTGTTAGCTGGTGAAGTTTTAATCTACGTTCATTTTTACGATCCTTTGTAATTGCATTAAGGATTAGTATGCTTTTCAGTGCTTCTTTTTTACTGACAACTTCAAGTTCTATCTATGAATTGGCTTGAGCAGTTGAGAGGTTTTTTAAGTTTCTTAAGTTATTTCATATTAAGGTTCAACCAATTAGTATCTTGCTTGCAGTTATATTTAAATTACTCCCAACTGTTAAAAGTGAAATTATAAGAATTAAACAAGCTCAAGCTACTAGAGGTTTTATCTATAACAAGTGTTCGTTTTTAAATCCTTTCAAGATTAAAACCCTTTTTATTCCCGTATTACTTTCAACAGTTAAAAAAACAGAAACAACAGCGTTTGCTCTACAAGCTAAAGGTTATGATTTAAATAACACTAACAGAACTCATTATCCTTTAAAATACAACTTATTAAACGGGGTATTTTTATTAGTGGGTTTACTTTTATTTAGTATTTTATTAATTGCTAATAACTGGAATTTAGTTTACTGAGAAAATCCTAATTATAGTTTCAATTTTGATAAGCAAAACTTTATTTTTTTAAGAGCAATTAATAGCAATAATTTGCTGTATTTTTGACAGATAGAATTAATTGCAATAGGCTAA
- a CDS encoding ABC transporter ATP-binding protein → MQTPQIKLDLIEQKYHLQAQKANLKLAKLDSKKLFSFYKKVDKIINPFYFLNSKKSIPFFNSKLLNIEQDPLFFNNISVFVNKHNDGQIIKCCSGVIEPNKITVIFGESGSGKTTLIKQLGLFEKPSFGYINCANYCYFANQYQQKITKNFKQKIGYILQKAEDQFFCDSILEEVLTGAVNLKLCHKKDVNYAKKYLDLCGLENIPLIKNPIELSDGQKKRLALASVLAMQVKFLILDEPTVGLDQMAISNLSKMLVAMKQTTRIVIVSHDVDFIFETADKIIHLHQGKIIHQTTVNDFFSNTSWLMQYGITPPVIIQAVKMFNEKGIAFKNQAEIKNLDDLISELKNLFSCKKPVF, encoded by the coding sequence ATGCAAACACCTCAAATAAAACTAGATTTAATTGAACAAAAATACCATCTTCAAGCTCAAAAAGCGAATCTTAAACTAGCAAAATTAGATTCAAAAAAACTGTTTTCTTTTTATAAAAAGGTTGATAAAATCATTAATCCTTTTTACTTTTTAAACAGTAAAAAAAGCATTCCATTTTTTAATAGCAAATTACTGAACATTGAACAAGATCCATTGTTTTTTAACAATATTAGTGTCTTTGTCAATAAGCATAATGATGGTCAGATCATTAAATGTTGTTCAGGGGTAATAGAACCTAATAAAATTACAGTTATTTTTGGTGAAAGTGGTAGTGGTAAAACTACACTAATAAAACAGTTAGGTTTATTTGAAAAACCTAGTTTTGGCTATATAAATTGTGCTAATTATTGTTATTTTGCAAACCAATACCAACAAAAGATAACAAAAAACTTTAAGCAAAAAATTGGTTATATTTTGCAAAAAGCAGAAGATCAGTTTTTTTGTGATTCTATTTTAGAAGAAGTTTTAACAGGAGCAGTGAACCTTAAACTTTGTCATAAAAAAGATGTTAATTATGCCAAAAAATACCTTGATCTATGTGGATTGGAAAACATCCCGTTAATAAAAAATCCCATTGAATTAAGCGATGGACAGAAGAAGCGTTTGGCATTAGCTAGTGTGTTAGCAATGCAAGTTAAGTTTTTAATCCTTGATGAACCTACTGTTGGGTTAGATCAAATGGCGATTAGCAACTTAAGCAAAATGCTAGTAGCAATGAAACAAACAACAAGGATTGTTATTGTTAGCCATGATGTTGATTTTATCTTTGAAACTGCTGATAAAATCATCCATCTCCACCAGGGAAAGATAATTCATCAAACCACTGTTAATGATTTTTTTTCAAACACCAGTTGGTTGATGCAATATGGAATCACCCCTCCAGTAATTATCCAAGCAGTTAAGATGTTTAATGAAAAGGGAATAGCTTTTAAAAACCAAGCAGAAATTAAAAACCTTGATGATCTTATTAGTGAACTAAAAAACTTATTTTCATGCAAAAAACCAGTTTTTTAA
- a CDS encoding energy-coupling factor ABC transporter ATP-binding protein, giving the protein MLQVKNLSFKYPKHQNNVLNQISFNVQDGCHLAVIGHNGSGKSTLVKLLGGFLKAKKGTIFFNDKELTSVGFNKIGILLQDPDVQLLADTLHQELIFTLENHGVLASEMDKIINEVLTVVELKDKQFTPLKKLSFGEKQRAVFACLLAVKPQIYLLDEAFSMLDNKISNKLKKFVFDTIKKQNKIVINITHDFNDLFLADEIIFLSKGSLIKKFAPEAIYEQLDLFHNHHFNLPFPLLLAHKVAKQINKKTPSLSFELNDVVNWICKHLK; this is encoded by the coding sequence TTGCTACAAGTTAAAAACCTCAGTTTTAAATACCCAAAACACCAAAACAATGTGTTAAATCAGATTAGTTTTAATGTTCAAGATGGGTGTCATTTAGCAGTAATAGGTCATAACGGTTCAGGTAAATCAACCCTAGTTAAACTCCTTGGCGGATTTCTAAAAGCTAAAAAAGGAACTATCTTTTTCAATGATAAGGAGTTGACTTCTGTTGGTTTTAATAAGATTGGAATCTTATTACAAGACCCTGATGTGCAATTACTTGCTGATACACTCCACCAGGAATTGATTTTTACTTTGGAAAACCATGGAGTTTTAGCTAGTGAAATGGATAAGATTATTAATGAAGTTTTAACTGTTGTTGAATTGAAAGATAAACAATTTACACCACTTAAAAAACTTTCATTTGGTGAAAAACAACGTGCTGTTTTTGCTTGTTTATTGGCTGTCAAACCACAAATTTATCTGCTTGATGAGGCATTTAGTATGCTTGATAATAAGATCAGCAATAAACTTAAAAAATTTGTGTTTGATACCATCAAAAAACAAAACAAAATAGTTATCAATATTACCCATGATTTTAATGATCTGTTTCTAGCAGATGAGATTATCTTTTTAAGTAAAGGATCGCTAATTAAAAAGTTTGCTCCTGAAGCGATATATGAGCAGCTTGATTTGTTTCATAACCACCACTTTAATCTCCCTTTTCCACTTTTATTGGCCCATAAGGTGGCTAAACAAATAAACAAAAAAACACCAAGTTTAAGTTTTGAATTGAATGATGTAGTTAACTGGATATGCAAACACCTCAAATAA